One Streptomyces sp. SAI-135 DNA segment encodes these proteins:
- a CDS encoding TrkA C-terminal domain-containing protein, whose protein sequence is MSAPRLRATPLPGIGVQYDLVTREDRHLSVVAHRDGARTVSVYRADDPDSCAQSLRLTGAEAGALIDALKPSHHSASLLYTSDLGLVAERIEVAAGSRWNGRVLGDTKMRTDTGASVVAALRRAEAIPSPAPDFRLAGGDILIVVGTREGVDAAAAILGRE, encoded by the coding sequence GTGTCTGCTCCACGCCTGAGGGCGACGCCGCTACCGGGCATCGGGGTCCAGTACGACCTCGTGACCCGCGAGGACCGCCATCTCTCCGTGGTGGCGCACCGCGACGGTGCCCGCACGGTGAGCGTGTACCGGGCCGACGACCCCGACTCCTGCGCCCAGTCGCTGCGCCTGACCGGCGCCGAGGCGGGCGCCCTGATCGACGCGCTGAAGCCCTCCCACCACAGCGCGAGCCTCCTCTACACCTCCGACCTGGGCCTGGTGGCCGAGCGCATCGAGGTGGCGGCCGGCTCCCGCTGGAACGGCCGGGTCCTGGGCGACACGAAGATGCGCACCGACACCGGAGCCTCCGTCGTGGCGGCCCTGCGCCGGGCCGAGGCGATCCCGTCCCCCGCGCCGGACTTCCGCCTGGCGGGCGGCGACATCCTCATCGTCGTGGGCACCCGCGAGGGCGTGGACGCGGCGGCGGCGATCCTCGGTCGGGAGTAG
- a CDS encoding HAMP domain-containing sensor histidine kinase, producing MSLFWRIFSLNAAGLVVAAALLLGPVTVSTPVRRGEAVVVLGGLVLLLVANALVLRVGLVPLQRLGRAMAAADLLRPGVRAPVSGPSETAALITTYNTMLDRLEAERATGAARALSAQERERQRIARELHDEVGQTLTAVLLQLKRVADRAPEELREDVGQAQEATRAGLDEIRRIARRLRPGVLEELGLSSALRSLAGEFTTHGLTVRHHVGGELPRLTEESELVVYRVAQEGLTNTARHSAADRAEVRLQPVAGGVELLVRDNGKGLGGAPEGAGIQGMRERALLVGAVFSVQDGPGRGTDVRLRVPVPAGVR from the coding sequence GTGTCGCTGTTCTGGCGGATCTTCTCGCTCAACGCCGCGGGCCTCGTCGTCGCCGCCGCGCTGCTGCTCGGGCCCGTCACCGTGTCGACTCCGGTGCGGCGGGGGGAGGCCGTCGTCGTCCTCGGCGGACTCGTTTTGCTGCTGGTCGCCAACGCCCTGGTGCTGCGGGTCGGACTCGTGCCGCTCCAGCGGCTGGGGCGGGCCATGGCCGCCGCCGATCTGCTGCGCCCCGGGGTGCGCGCCCCCGTCTCCGGTCCCTCCGAGACGGCCGCGCTGATCACGACGTACAACACCATGCTCGACCGGCTGGAGGCCGAGCGGGCGACCGGAGCGGCCCGTGCGCTCTCCGCGCAGGAGAGGGAGCGGCAGCGCATCGCGCGCGAACTGCACGACGAGGTGGGGCAGACGCTGACGGCCGTCCTGCTCCAGCTGAAGCGGGTCGCCGACCGGGCGCCGGAGGAGCTGCGGGAGGACGTGGGGCAGGCGCAGGAGGCGACCCGCGCCGGGCTCGACGAGATCCGCCGGATCGCGCGACGGCTGCGGCCCGGGGTGCTGGAGGAGCTCGGGCTGTCCAGCGCGCTGCGGTCTCTGGCGGGTGAGTTCACCACGCACGGGCTGACCGTGCGCCATCACGTCGGCGGCGAGCTGCCCCGGCTGACCGAGGAGTCGGAACTGGTGGTCTACCGGGTCGCCCAGGAGGGTCTGACCAACACCGCGCGCCACTCCGCCGCCGACCGCGCCGAAGTCCGGCTCCAGCCGGTCGCGGGGGGAGTCGAGCTGCTCGTACGGGACAACGGCAAGGGACTGGGCGGGGCGCCCGAAGGGGCCGGGATCCAGGGGATGCGGGAACGGGCGCTGCTGGTGGGGGCGGTGTTCTCGGTGCAGGACGGTCCGGGGCGGGGGACGGACGTGCGGTTGCGCGTACCGGTTCCGGCGGGGGTGCGCTGA
- a CDS encoding response regulator transcription factor, with the protein MAGPTRVLLADDHTLVRRGVRLILEGEPDLTVVAEAGDGAEAVELARAREVDLAVLDIAMPRMTGLQAARELSRRLPDLRILILTMYDNEQYFFEALKAGASGYVLKSVADRDLVEACRAAVRDESFVYPGAERALVRSYLDRLRRGDGLPARAVTEREEEILKLVAEGHTTKEIGELLFISAKTVERHRANLLHKLGMRDRLELTRYAIRAGLIDP; encoded by the coding sequence ATGGCCGGGCCGACCCGGGTACTGCTCGCCGACGACCACACCCTCGTACGGCGAGGGGTCCGGCTGATCCTGGAGGGGGAACCGGATCTCACGGTGGTGGCCGAGGCGGGGGACGGCGCCGAGGCGGTCGAGCTCGCCCGCGCGCGGGAGGTCGATCTCGCGGTCCTGGACATCGCCATGCCGCGGATGACCGGGCTCCAGGCGGCCCGGGAGCTCTCCCGGCGGCTGCCGGACCTGCGGATCCTGATCCTGACGATGTACGACAACGAGCAGTACTTCTTCGAGGCGCTCAAGGCCGGGGCCAGCGGATACGTGCTCAAGTCCGTCGCCGACCGCGATCTCGTCGAGGCGTGCCGGGCCGCCGTGCGCGACGAGTCCTTCGTCTACCCCGGGGCCGAGCGTGCCCTCGTCCGCTCCTACCTCGACCGGCTGCGGCGCGGTGACGGCCTGCCGGCGCGGGCCGTCACCGAACGCGAGGAGGAGATCCTCAAACTGGTCGCCGAGGGTCACACCACGAAGGAGATCGGCGAGCTGCTGTTCATCAGCGCGAAGACCGTCGAGCGGCACCGGGCGAACCTGCTGCACAAGCTGGGGATGCGGGACCGGCTGGAGCTGACGCGGTACGCGATACGGGCGGGGCTCATCGATCCCTGA
- a CDS encoding SpoIIE family protein phosphatase translates to MNARLALLGTVTPGATESEVFRLALGHAVGELGALGGTVHLRGPMSALRLVSSVGLPPALTRSWEIVDQEGPLAPARALQQGSGVWVPLPQDPPQQDPWPGTGLAALPVFSGRRSIGALTVLAGEEGEPTSGHWDFLRDVVAWTEDRMAQAPPPSGPTQAELGGERLRQALKEVQVGSWDWDIRSGDLIWDEAAMGLYGTRPADFTGRIDNWMRIVHPDDLAPTLAAAQRAILDHSVYEAEYRVRRLDGTWGWTQARGRATYDEQGEPLRMIGVGWESNESRTARDALGRALRHMSDGFLAVDDEWRITFANLEAERFLGFSEEELFGRLLWDLPAARQVPGLKEGCLKAGAEEKSAGFDVYVADCRRRLHVRLVPGPDGRTLYFQDVTEKRRLAQERQATERAAAERAVRIAELTTELAKATTSRDVVEAVARRVLPPFAASGLMVQVSEGDRLHHVGAVGYPRDFVALLDSRRRASTGDPAWDTIASGLPLFLSSAREYATRYPELADFPALGDKKSWAFLPLTASGHTFGVCVVSFDRPRILDDEERALLTTITALVAQSLERARLYDAEHTRSRELQRSLLPQALPDLPACTAAARYLPAGQGADVGGDWYDIIPLSGGRVALVVGDVMGHGLPEAATMGRLRTAVHTLADLELPPDEILGHLNDIVGGMGEASYATCLYALYDPTTQVCSLARAGHPPPALVRPDGTVHFPEPDADPPLGAAKPPFGTAELAVPEGSLLVLYTDGLVESATREIDEGMAELARLLGAAHADGTATDLERLCDTLTAGLLPADQQAADDAAFLVARLHALPADRMAAWSLPQDPKAASQARRHVREQLAAWALDDLSPTTELLVSELVGNVVRHARGPVLLRLLHTTELICEVYDGSQTMPRIRHAADTDEGGRGLQLISALSHRWGARYTPTGKCIWTEQSLRGPAEPAEVLFLNPADFDEDWEALL, encoded by the coding sequence ATGAACGCGCGGCTCGCTCTCCTCGGCACGGTCACCCCGGGTGCGACCGAGAGCGAGGTCTTCCGGCTGGCGCTCGGGCACGCGGTCGGTGAGCTGGGCGCGCTCGGCGGGACCGTGCACCTGCGCGGCCCGATGTCCGCCCTGCGCCTGGTGTCGTCGGTCGGTCTGCCGCCCGCCCTCACCCGCTCCTGGGAGATCGTCGACCAGGAGGGCCCCCTGGCCCCGGCCCGCGCGCTCCAGCAGGGCAGCGGTGTCTGGGTGCCGCTGCCCCAGGACCCTCCGCAGCAGGACCCCTGGCCGGGCACCGGCCTCGCCGCACTCCCGGTGTTCAGCGGCCGGCGCAGCATCGGCGCGCTGACCGTCCTGGCCGGTGAGGAGGGCGAACCCACCTCCGGGCACTGGGACTTCCTGCGGGACGTCGTCGCCTGGACCGAGGACCGGATGGCCCAGGCACCGCCCCCGTCGGGGCCCACCCAGGCGGAGCTGGGTGGCGAGCGGCTGCGGCAGGCGCTGAAGGAGGTCCAGGTCGGTTCGTGGGACTGGGACATCCGCAGCGGCGACCTGATCTGGGACGAGGCGGCGATGGGGCTGTACGGCACGCGGCCCGCCGACTTCACCGGCCGGATCGACAACTGGATGCGGATCGTCCACCCCGACGACCTCGCCCCCACCCTCGCGGCCGCGCAGCGCGCGATCCTCGACCACTCCGTCTACGAGGCCGAGTACCGCGTACGGCGCCTGGACGGCACCTGGGGCTGGACGCAGGCCCGTGGCCGGGCGACCTACGACGAGCAGGGCGAGCCCCTGCGGATGATCGGGGTCGGCTGGGAGAGCAACGAGTCGCGCACCGCCCGGGACGCCCTCGGCCGGGCCCTGAGACACATGAGCGACGGCTTCCTCGCGGTGGACGACGAGTGGCGGATCACCTTCGCCAACCTGGAGGCCGAACGCTTCCTCGGCTTCTCCGAGGAGGAGCTGTTCGGACGTCTGCTGTGGGACCTGCCGGCCGCCCGTCAGGTCCCGGGCCTGAAGGAGGGCTGTCTGAAGGCCGGGGCCGAGGAGAAGTCCGCCGGGTTCGACGTGTACGTCGCGGACTGCCGGCGGCGGCTGCACGTACGGCTGGTGCCGGGGCCCGACGGCCGCACCCTGTACTTCCAGGACGTCACCGAGAAGCGCCGGCTGGCGCAGGAGCGGCAGGCGACGGAACGGGCCGCGGCCGAGCGTGCGGTGCGGATCGCGGAGCTGACCACGGAACTCGCCAAGGCGACGACGTCCCGGGACGTGGTGGAGGCGGTCGCCCGCCGGGTACTGCCGCCGTTCGCCGCCTCCGGACTGATGGTCCAGGTCAGCGAGGGCGACCGGCTCCACCACGTGGGCGCGGTCGGTTACCCCAGGGACTTCGTGGCCCTCCTCGACAGCCGCCGCCGGGCGTCGACCGGCGACCCCGCCTGGGACACGATCGCCTCCGGCCTCCCGCTGTTCCTCTCCTCGGCGCGCGAGTACGCCACCCGCTATCCCGAGCTGGCCGACTTCCCCGCCCTCGGCGACAAGAAGTCCTGGGCGTTCCTGCCGCTGACGGCGTCCGGGCACACCTTCGGCGTCTGTGTGGTCTCCTTCGACCGGCCCCGGATCCTCGACGACGAGGAACGCGCGCTGCTCACCACGATCACCGCCCTCGTCGCCCAGTCCCTGGAGCGGGCACGGCTCTACGACGCCGAGCACACCCGGTCCCGGGAACTCCAGCGCAGCCTGCTCCCCCAGGCGCTGCCCGACCTGCCCGCCTGCACGGCGGCCGCCCGCTACCTGCCGGCCGGCCAGGGTGCCGACGTGGGCGGCGACTGGTACGACATCATCCCGCTGTCCGGCGGACGGGTCGCGCTGGTCGTGGGCGACGTGATGGGCCACGGCCTGCCGGAGGCGGCCACCATGGGCCGGCTGCGCACCGCGGTGCACACCCTGGCCGACCTGGAGCTGCCGCCCGACGAGATCCTCGGCCACCTCAACGACATCGTCGGCGGCATGGGCGAGGCGTCGTACGCCACCTGTCTGTACGCGCTCTACGACCCGACCACCCAGGTGTGCTCCCTCGCCCGGGCCGGCCATCCGCCGCCCGCCCTGGTACGGCCCGACGGAACCGTGCACTTCCCCGAACCGGACGCCGATCCCCCGCTGGGCGCGGCCAAGCCGCCGTTCGGGACGGCCGAGCTGGCGGTGCCCGAGGGCAGTCTGCTCGTGCTGTACACCGACGGACTGGTGGAGTCGGCGACACGGGAGATCGACGAGGGCATGGCCGAGCTGGCGCGGCTGCTCGGCGCCGCCCACGCCGACGGGACCGCCACGGATCTTGAACGGCTGTGCGACACGCTGACGGCCGGTCTGCTGCCCGCGGACCAACAGGCGGCGGACGACGCGGCGTTCCTGGTGGCCCGGCTGCACGCGCTGCCGGCCGACCGGATGGCCGCCTGGTCGCTGCCCCAGGACCCGAAGGCGGCGAGCCAGGCCCGCCGCCATGTCCGCGAACAGCTCGCGGCCTGGGCCCTGGACGATCTGTCCCCCACCACGGAACTCCTGGTCAGCGAACTGGTGGGCAATGTGGTCCGGCACGCCCGCGGCCCGGTCCTGCTGCGTCTGCTGCACACCACCGAGCTGATCTGCGAGGTCTACGACGGCAGCCAGACCATGCCCCGGATCCGGCACGCCGCGGACACCGACGAGGGCGGCCGGGGTCTGCAACTCATCTCGGCGCTCTCCCACCGCTGGGGCGCCCGGTACACCCCGACGGGCAAGTGCATCTGGACGGAACAGTCCCTGCGGGGTCCGGCCGAGCCGGCGGAGGTGCTGTTCCTGAACCCGGCGGACTTCGACGAGGACTGGGAAGCGCTGCTGTGA
- the argG gene encoding argininosuccinate synthase → MSKVLTSLPAGERVGIAFSGGLDTSVAVAWMRDKGAIPCTYTAHIGQYDEPDIDSVPGRAKTYGAEIARLVDCRAALVEEGLAALTCGAFHIRSGGRAYFNTTPLGRAVTGTLLVRAMLEDDVQIWGDGSTFKGNDIERFYRYGLLANPNLRIYKPWLDADFVTELGGRKEMSEWLVAHQLPYRDSTEKAYSTDANIWGATHEAKTLEHLNTGIETVEPIMGVKFWDPSVEIAPEDVTIGFDQGRPVTINGKEFGSAVDLVMEANAIGGRHGLGMSDQIENRIIEAKSRGIYEAPGMALLHAAYERLVNAIHNEDTVAQYHNEGRRLGRLMYEGRWLDPQALMIRESLQRWVGAAVTGEVTLRLRRGEDYSILDTTGPAFSYHPDKLSMERTEDSAFGPVDRIGQLTMRNLDIADSRAKLEQYAGLGLIGTGSPTIGASQAAATGLIGTMPELPEGGAEAIASRGEVSEDEALLDRAAMEFGTD, encoded by the coding sequence ATGTCCAAGGTCCTCACGTCCCTCCCCGCCGGCGAACGCGTCGGCATCGCCTTCTCCGGCGGTCTCGACACCTCCGTCGCGGTCGCGTGGATGCGCGACAAGGGCGCCATCCCGTGCACCTACACCGCGCACATCGGCCAGTACGACGAGCCCGACATCGACTCGGTGCCCGGCCGCGCGAAGACCTACGGTGCCGAGATCGCGCGCCTGGTCGACTGCCGGGCGGCGCTGGTCGAGGAGGGTCTGGCCGCGCTCACCTGCGGGGCGTTCCACATCCGCTCGGGCGGGCGGGCGTACTTCAACACCACCCCGCTGGGCCGTGCCGTCACCGGCACGCTCCTGGTGCGGGCGATGCTGGAGGACGACGTCCAGATCTGGGGCGACGGTTCGACCTTCAAGGGCAACGACATCGAGCGGTTCTACCGCTACGGCCTGCTCGCCAACCCGAACCTGCGGATCTACAAGCCGTGGCTGGACGCGGACTTCGTGACCGAGCTCGGCGGCCGCAAGGAGATGTCGGAGTGGCTGGTCGCGCACCAGCTGCCCTACCGGGACTCCACGGAGAAGGCGTACTCCACCGACGCCAACATCTGGGGCGCCACGCACGAGGCCAAGACGCTGGAGCACCTCAACACCGGCATCGAGACCGTCGAGCCGATCATGGGCGTCAAGTTCTGGGACCCGTCGGTCGAGATCGCGCCCGAGGACGTGACGATCGGCTTCGACCAGGGCCGCCCGGTGACCATCAACGGCAAGGAGTTCGGCTCCGCCGTCGACCTGGTCATGGAGGCCAACGCGATCGGTGGCCGGCACGGCCTCGGCATGTCCGACCAGATCGAGAACCGGATCATCGAGGCGAAGAGCCGCGGCATCTACGAGGCGCCCGGCATGGCCCTGCTCCACGCGGCCTACGAGCGTCTCGTCAACGCGATCCACAACGAGGACACGGTCGCCCAGTACCACAACGAGGGCCGGCGCCTGGGCCGTCTCATGTACGAGGGCCGCTGGCTGGACCCGCAGGCCCTGATGATCCGCGAGTCGCTCCAGCGGTGGGTCGGCGCGGCGGTGACGGGTGAGGTCACCCTGCGGCTGCGGCGGGGCGAGGACTACTCGATCCTCGACACGACCGGGCCCGCGTTCTCCTACCACCCGGACAAGCTGTCCATGGAGCGCACCGAGGACTCGGCCTTCGGCCCGGTCGACCGGATCGGTCAGCTGACCATGCGCAACCTCGACATCGCCGACTCCCGCGCCAAGCTGGAGCAGTACGCCGGTCTCGGTCTCATCGGCACCGGCAGCCCCACGATCGGCGCCTCCCAGGCCGCCGCGACCGGGCTGATCGGCACCATGCCGGAGCTCCCCGAGGGCGGCGCCGAGGCGATCGCCTCCCGCGGCGAGGTCTCCGAGGACGAGGCGCTGCTGGACCGGGCGGCGATGGAGTTCGGCACGGACTGA
- the miaB gene encoding tRNA (N6-isopentenyl adenosine(37)-C2)-methylthiotransferase MiaB has translation MTSSSDRSPAVDVRSPKTYEVRTYGCQMNVHDSERLSGLLEEAGYVPAPEGSDGDADVVVFNTCAVRENADNRLYGNLGRLAPRKASRPGMQIAVGGCLAQKDRDTIVKKAPWVDVVFGTHNIGKLPVLLERARVQEEAQVEIAESLEAFPSTLPTRRESAYAAWVSISVGCNNTCTFCIVPALRGKEKDRRTGDILAEIEALVGEGVSEITLLGQNVNAYGSDIGDREAFSKLLRACGQIEGLERVRFTSPHPRDFTDDVIAAMAETPNVMPQLHMPLQSGSDTVLKAMRRSYRQDRYLGIIEKVRAAIPHAAITTDIIVGFPGETEEDFEQTLHVVREARFAQAFTFQYSKRPGTPAATMENQIPKEVVQARYERLVALQEEISWEENKKQVGRTLELMVAEGEGRKDGATHRLSGRAPDNRLVHFTQPDQEVRPGDVVTVEITYAAPHHLLAEGAVLDVRRTRAGDAWEKRNTAEAATSAGVMLGLPKIGVPEPLPAATGGCAAH, from the coding sequence ATGACCAGCAGCAGCGACCGGAGCCCGGCAGTGGACGTTCGATCACCCAAGACCTACGAAGTCCGTACCTACGGGTGCCAGATGAACGTCCACGACTCCGAGCGATTGTCCGGTCTGCTGGAGGAGGCGGGATACGTGCCCGCTCCCGAGGGCTCCGACGGGGACGCCGACGTCGTCGTCTTCAACACCTGCGCGGTCCGCGAGAACGCCGACAACCGGCTCTACGGCAACCTCGGCCGGCTCGCCCCGCGCAAGGCCTCGCGGCCCGGCATGCAGATCGCCGTCGGCGGCTGCCTCGCGCAGAAGGACCGCGACACCATCGTCAAGAAGGCGCCCTGGGTGGACGTCGTCTTCGGCACGCACAACATCGGCAAGCTGCCGGTCCTGCTGGAACGCGCGCGCGTGCAGGAGGAGGCGCAGGTCGAGATCGCCGAGTCCCTCGAGGCGTTCCCGTCCACGCTGCCGACCCGGCGCGAGAGCGCCTACGCGGCCTGGGTGTCGATCTCCGTCGGCTGCAACAACACCTGCACCTTCTGCATCGTCCCGGCCCTGCGCGGCAAGGAGAAGGACCGCCGCACCGGCGACATCCTCGCCGAGATCGAGGCGCTGGTCGGCGAGGGCGTCTCCGAGATCACGCTGCTCGGCCAGAACGTCAACGCGTACGGCTCCGACATCGGCGACCGCGAGGCGTTCAGCAAACTGCTGCGCGCCTGCGGGCAGATCGAGGGCCTGGAGCGCGTCCGCTTCACCTCCCCGCACCCGCGCGACTTCACCGACGACGTGATCGCCGCGATGGCCGAGACGCCGAACGTCATGCCGCAGCTGCACATGCCCCTGCAGTCCGGCTCGGACACCGTCCTGAAGGCGATGCGCCGCTCGTACCGCCAGGACCGCTACCTGGGCATCATCGAGAAGGTCCGCGCCGCCATCCCGCACGCGGCGATCACCACCGACATCATCGTGGGCTTCCCCGGCGAGACCGAGGAGGACTTCGAGCAGACCCTGCACGTCGTCCGCGAGGCCCGCTTCGCGCAGGCCTTCACCTTCCAGTACTCCAAGCGTCCCGGGACCCCGGCCGCCACCATGGAGAACCAGATCCCCAAGGAGGTCGTCCAGGCGCGCTACGAGCGTCTCGTCGCCCTCCAGGAGGAGATCTCCTGGGAGGAGAACAAGAAGCAGGTCGGCCGCACCCTGGAGCTGATGGTCGCCGAGGGCGAGGGCCGCAAGGACGGTGCCACCCACCGCCTCTCCGGCCGCGCCCCCGACAACCGCCTGGTCCACTTCACCCAGCCCGACCAGGAGGTCCGCCCCGGCGACGTGGTCACGGTCGAGATCACCTACGCCGCCCCGCACCACCTCCTCGCCGAGGGCGCCGTCCTCGATGTGCGCCGCACGCGCGCGGGGGACGCGTGGGAGAAGCGGAACACCGCGGAGGCCGCGACGTCGGCCGGTGTCATGCTGGGGCTGCCGAAGATCGGGGTTCCCGAGCCGCTCCCGGCGGCGACGGGCGGCTGCGCGGCGCACTGA
- a CDS encoding class III extradiol dioxygenase subunit B-like domain-containing protein: protein MLVAAAVCPCPPLLVPEVAAGAAPELDAARAACTDALGVLAAARPELLVVVGPAEQSGRGVLPEGSRGSFRGFGVDLDVRLGRDADSRRELPVSLAVAAWLLKRTGWSDAPIEGLGVGEPLEPERCIQTGRDIADRAERVAMLVMGDASACRTLKAPGYLDERAAPFDAEVARALGAADVAALRALDTELAYELKASGRAPWQVLAGAAEGAGLGGSLLYEGAPYGVGYMVATWS from the coding sequence ATGCTGGTCGCCGCCGCCGTATGCCCGTGTCCTCCCCTCCTCGTGCCCGAGGTCGCCGCGGGCGCCGCGCCCGAGCTGGACGCCGCCCGAGCCGCCTGCACGGACGCGCTCGGCGTGCTCGCCGCCGCGCGGCCCGAACTCCTCGTGGTCGTCGGGCCCGCCGAGCAGAGCGGGCGCGGCGTGCTCCCGGAGGGCAGCCGCGGGTCCTTCCGGGGCTTCGGAGTGGATCTCGACGTACGGCTCGGCAGGGACGCCGACTCCCGGCGTGAGCTTCCGGTCTCCCTCGCCGTCGCCGCCTGGCTGCTGAAGCGCACCGGCTGGTCCGACGCCCCGATCGAGGGACTCGGCGTGGGGGAACCGCTGGAGCCCGAGCGGTGTATTCAGACCGGGAGGGACATCGCAGACCGGGCCGAGCGGGTGGCGATGCTGGTGATGGGCGACGCCAGCGCCTGCCGCACGCTCAAGGCACCCGGTTACCTGGACGAGCGCGCGGCCCCCTTCGACGCGGAGGTCGCCAGGGCGCTGGGCGCGGCCGACGTGGCGGCCCTGCGCGCGCTGGACACCGAGCTGGCGTACGAGCTGAAGGCCTCCGGCAGGGCGCCCTGGCAGGTCCTCGCGGGGGCGGCCGAGGGTGCCGGCCTGGGCGGCTCACTGCTGTACGAGGGCGCGCCGTACGGCGTGGGGTACATGGTCGCGACCTGGTCGTGA
- a CDS encoding antitoxin, producing the protein MGLLDNFKAKLNPAKDKASGLAQQHGDKIQHGLDKAAKVVDEKTKGKYSGRIQTGTGKAKDAMDRLAHRDGTEGPGGTTPPASPPPAS; encoded by the coding sequence ATGGGTCTCCTGGACAATTTCAAGGCCAAGCTCAACCCGGCGAAGGACAAGGCCTCCGGCCTCGCGCAACAGCACGGGGACAAGATCCAGCACGGCCTCGACAAGGCCGCGAAGGTCGTGGACGAGAAGACCAAGGGCAAGTACAGCGGCAGGATCCAGACGGGCACGGGCAAGGCCAAGGACGCCATGGACCGACTCGCGCACAGGGACGGCACGGAGGGGCCCGGCGGCACCACGCCACCGGCCTCACCGCCGCCCGCTTCCTGA
- the miaA gene encoding tRNA (adenosine(37)-N6)-dimethylallyltransferase MiaA, whose product MSSAPPAPRVIAVVGPTAAGKSDLGVFLAQRLGGEVVNADSMQLYRGMDIGTAKLTPAERHGVPHHLLDIWDVTVTASVAEYQRLARARIDALLAEGRWPILVGGSGLYVRGAVDNLEFPGTDPEVRARLEEELVLRGSGALHARLSAADPGAAQAILPSNGRRIVRALEVIEITGKPFTANLPGHDSIYDTVQIGVDVARPELDERIARRVDRMWEAGLVDEVRELEARGLREGRTASRALGYQQVLAALSGECTMQDARAETVRATKRFARRQDSWFRRDPRVHWLSGAAADLTELPQLALALVERPVTA is encoded by the coding sequence GTGAGCAGCGCACCCCCCGCCCCCCGCGTCATCGCCGTCGTCGGACCCACTGCGGCCGGAAAGTCCGATCTGGGCGTCTTCCTCGCCCAGCGACTGGGAGGCGAGGTCGTCAACGCCGACTCCATGCAGCTCTACCGAGGGATGGACATCGGCACCGCCAAACTGACGCCCGCGGAACGCCACGGCGTCCCGCACCACCTCCTGGACATCTGGGACGTGACCGTCACCGCGTCCGTCGCCGAGTACCAGCGGCTGGCCCGCGCCAGGATCGACGCGCTGCTCGCCGAGGGCCGCTGGCCGATCCTCGTCGGCGGTTCCGGGCTCTACGTCCGCGGGGCCGTCGACAACCTGGAGTTCCCCGGCACCGACCCCGAGGTCAGGGCCCGGCTGGAGGAGGAACTCGTGCTGCGCGGCTCCGGCGCGCTGCACGCCCGCCTCTCCGCCGCCGACCCCGGTGCGGCGCAGGCGATCCTGCCCAGCAACGGCCGCCGCATCGTCCGGGCTCTCGAAGTGATCGAGATCACCGGCAAACCGTTCACCGCCAACCTCCCCGGACACGACTCCATTTACGACACGGTCCAGATCGGCGTCGACGTCGCCCGGCCCGAGCTCGACGAGCGCATCGCGCGCCGGGTCGACCGGATGTGGGAGGCGGGTCTCGTGGACGAGGTGCGGGAGCTGGAGGCGCGAGGGTTGCGAGAGGGGCGCACTGCCTCCCGCGCGCTCGGGTACCAGCAGGTACTCGCGGCGCTCTCGGGGGAGTGCACGATGCAGGACGCGCGGGCCGAGACCGTCCGTGCCACGAAACGCTTCGCGCGCCGTCAGGATTCATGGTTCAGGCGCGACCCGCGGGTGCACTGGTTGAGTGGGGCTGCGGCGGATCTCACAGAACTTCCCCAGCTCGCACTGGCGTTGGTCGAACGACCGGTTACAGCCTGA